The genomic window GCACGAAAAGAAGGAACAAAAGTTAATCTTATTATCTCTTCAGGTCAGCAATCGTTTAAGATTGGAAATTATATTGGACGTAAATCTACGGACGTCATTGCAGAATTGAAAGGTAAAAAAGTTCCTGAAAATCTCATCAAGATTGTAGAAGAGGAATCAAGTGAAACAGAGGCGGGCCTTGTTATGAGACAGAGTCTGCCAGAAGGAACCACTTATGATCTTAGTAAGGCGACAGAGATTACCTTGACAGTAGCCAAGAAGGTAACTAGCGTTCCTATGCCAAGTTACATTGGATCAAGTCTTGAATTTACCAAGAATAACTTAATTCAGATAGTAGGTGTAAAAGAGGCTAATATTGAAGTGGTAGAGGTCTCTACAGCACCAGAGGGAACTGCTGAGGAAACTGTAGTCAGTCAAAGTCCAAAACCAGGTGAAGGTGTGGATCTGAATACTACTCGTATCAAGATTTCTATCTATAAACCGAAAATAACAACAACAAATCCTACAGTAAGCAATCCTAGTCGTGCAGAAACATCTCCACAGATTAGAGAACCACAGGCTAATCAAAACACTACAACGTCAGATTTGCATTGAGGGGGATAACTAGTCAATCTTTGTCGCAGTTTTTGTGACAAAGATTTTTTTTCCTTCAAATTTATGATAAAATAGTAAGGAGTTTAAAAAGGAGGGGAACATGGACGAATCAAAAAAACTGAATGCAGTCATTGATGTCATTATGTTAGCAGGAACAATTCTGCTTCGCAATGGATCAGAAATCTATCGTGTCGAAGACACCATGATTCGAATCGCTCATTCACAAGGCATCATGGATTGTAATGTTTTGGCCATGCCTGCAGCTATTTTTTTCTCCATTGAAAATACAAATATCTCTCGAATGAAACGAGTAACCTCCTCTGCTTATAATATTGAGAAGGTTTGTGATGTTAATCAGATTTCACGGCAGCTTGTATCAGGGCAGCTTGATTTGGAGACAGCCTTTATTCAACTCAAGCAATTAAATGCTAAGGCATCTCCCTACACCAATGTTCAGCTAACTGCTGCAGCGACCCTTAGTGCTCCCTTCTTCTCGATCATGTTCGGTGGGAATGCCTACGATGCCATTGGTGCAGGAGTAGCAACCATATTTGCTTTCACCTGTTCTCTTTACGTAGAAAAATTTATTCGTATTCCCTTTATGACAGCTTTTGCAGGTGCTCTTGTTTTTGGCTTGATTGCGCAATTTTGGGCGCGCTATTCTGGATTGCCTTCTACAGCTGATTTGGTCATTGCAGGTGCGGTTATGCCCTTTGTACCTGGAATTGCCCTGACTAATGCCGTTAGAGATATTATGACCAATCACATTAACTCTGGTATGAGCAAGATGTTTGAATCTTTGCTGGTTACCCTTGCCTTAGGGGCAGGCACCTCTGTCGCCCTCGTACTCATGAACTAATATGACTCTAACAACATTTTTATTGCAGGCTCTAGCTAGTCTGCTAGCAATTATCACTTTTTTAATCGTTTTAAATGTCCAGCGTTCCATGCTTATCCCTGGTGGAGTTTTGGGAATGTCAATCTGGCTCCTCTATCTAATACTCAAGGAGCCAACTAATGTCATTTTGGCAACCTTTATTGCTGCGGTGATTGGTTCTTGTGTTAGCCAGATTATGAGTATTCTCTACAAAACTCCAGCAGTGGTTTTTGCCCTAGCTATTCTGGCACCACTAGTGCCAGGTTATCTGTCCTATCGAACCACTTCCTTCTTCGTTACAGGTGACTACGGCCATGCCATTTCTAGTGCCATGTTAGTCATGATGTTGGCCCTTGTTATTTCAATAGGAATGGCAAGTGGGACAGTCATACTCAAGTTGTATTACTATCTCAAAAAGAATCGAGCTAGCTAAGACTCGATTTTTTCGTTGGTAGAGTGGCTGAAAGAACATGGATAGGAAGATGGAAATGAACTTGATTTGGGGAATCAAGTCTTTTTTCGCTCATTTGACCTCAATTATGATAAAATAGAGGTGGACGAATTTTTACAATGAATGATAAAAATAGAGGTAAATATGACAATCGGTATTGATAAGATTGGTTTTGCGACCAGTCAATACGTTTTGAAATTACAAGATTTAGCAGAAACCCGAGGAATTGATCCTGAAAAATTGAGTAAAGGACTCCTTTTAAAAGAATTGAGTATCGCTCCTTTAACAGAGGATATTGTTACCTTGGCTGCTAGTGCAGGGAATTCTATCCTGACTGAAGAAGAGAAGCAAGAGATTGATATGGTTATCGTAGCGACAGAGTCTGGGATTGACCAGAGTAAAGCTGCAGCTGTCTTTGTACACGGTTTGCTTGGAA from Streptococcus sp. oral taxon 061 includes these protein-coding regions:
- a CDS encoding threonine/serine exporter family protein, encoding MDESKKLNAVIDVIMLAGTILLRNGSEIYRVEDTMIRIAHSQGIMDCNVLAMPAAIFFSIENTNISRMKRVTSSAYNIEKVCDVNQISRQLVSGQLDLETAFIQLKQLNAKASPYTNVQLTAAATLSAPFFSIMFGGNAYDAIGAGVATIFAFTCSLYVEKFIRIPFMTAFAGALVFGLIAQFWARYSGLPSTADLVIAGAVMPFVPGIALTNAVRDIMTNHINSGMSKMFESLLVTLALGAGTSVALVLMN
- a CDS encoding threonine/serine exporter family protein; translated protein: MTLTTFLLQALASLLAIITFLIVLNVQRSMLIPGGVLGMSIWLLYLILKEPTNVILATFIAAVIGSCVSQIMSILYKTPAVVFALAILAPLVPGYLSYRTTSFFVTGDYGHAISSAMLVMMLALVISIGMASGTVILKLYYYLKKNRAS